The Polyangium mundeleinium genome contains the following window.
TCCGCCACCAGGACGCCGATCCACGCACCGGTCGGGTACGCCGCGTCTCTCGCGGTCGCGTCCCTCGTGGCCATGCTCGGCGCTTGTGGAGGGGAAGGCGGCGCATCGGAGGCCGAGGATCCAGACACGAGCGAGGATACGGGCCCGTCTGGAGCGCTGCTCGTGAGATGCTTGTCGGGCGCGCCGGACGCGACGTTGAGCCTCCTCGCCGGTGATACCCTGAAAACCTCGACGAGCGCGGGCCCGTCCTACAACACCGGCCTGGTGGGCGCCATCCTCGGCTGCAACAGCTATGTCGTCGATGTCTCCGTGCCCTCGACCAGCACGCCGCCGCTCGACTATGACCGGTCCTTTCAATTTCATGCCGAGAAGTCGACGTCGATCCGTGAAGAGCTGTGCAATCTGGCGGAGATGCAGTTCCGCGTGTACGCGTGGAGCATCCTCGTCGGGGAGTGGGTGTTCGTCGGCGGCGGAGTCAAGCAAGGCACGTGGTATCCGAACGGTCCCCTCACGAGCCAGGAGTGCAGGTTTTCTCCGAAGCCGGAGGCCTATACCGAGTTTGTCAACCACTTCGATCCGCCGTTGGCTGGAACGAACCGCTACCGCATTCTGAGCTCGGTGATGCTCCCCGACGGGTTCTTCTCGGAGGTTCGCGTCAGCGTGCAGCGCGAACGCACGATAATCCCTGACTGAGGAGCGGAAGCTCCTAGGGCGTCGCAACAAGGGCGACGAGGGGTTTCACGTGCGCCGTCCTCTCCCGGCACGCGCTCCTCATTCGCCGGCCCCCTCCCCCGACGTCTCCTCCTGCGTCCGCGCGAGCTTCGCCTTGATCTCCTCCGTCTCGGCATTGAGCTTGGCCGTCGCCGCCTCCATCAGCCGCACGGCCCACCCGAGCAGCCGCTCGATCTCCCCGACGTCGAGGCCCTCTGCGCCGGCTGCTTTCTCGCGAAGCGCGATATCGGCCAGCTTGCGCACCGTCGGCAAGAGCACCGGATCGTCGGGGCCGGCGACATGAGGCTCGAGCAGCCGCAAGAGCCACGTCGAAAGCTCCTTCGCGCGTGGGAGGTTCCCCTCCGCGAGCCGTGCCTCCGCCGCGCGGTCGAGCACCACCTGGAGGCGCAGGCTCTCTTTGCCGAACTCCTTCTCCGCGATCGAAAGCGCCTCTTCGTAGAGCGCCGCCGCGCGCGCGTGCTCTCCGCGTTTCGTCGCGACCTCCGCGAGATGGACCGTCGCCACCACGCAATGGGTGCTCTCGGGGGGGTAGTGCGCCGCATAGACGTCGCGCATGCGCTCGAACGTCTTTTCGGCGGCGTCGTAATCGTCCAGCGCGAGGTACGCTTTCCCGAGCTCGTCCAGCACGACGACGAGGGCCAGGTCCTTCGGCGCGTACACTTTCTCGTACATCTCGAGCGCACCCTCGAGCGGCCTTTCGGCGTGCTCCGGCTTCTCCTCGGCGAGCGCGGCGCGCCCGTAACGCAGGAGCGCCTCCCCCATTTTTCGCGGGTCGCCGTCGAGCGCGCGGGCCGTGATGTCGACGGCGAGCCGGTAGCTCTTGCGCGCCTCCTCGTGATCGTTCATCGCGACGAAGATGTCGCCTATCCGGAGCGTGTCCGCATAGACGTCCGCGGCGTGCGTGGTGAGGTGCTCGCCTCGGATCTGGAACGCCGCGAGCGCGGCGTCCGAGGCGCTGCCGAGCTCGCCGCGCTCGAGCTCGATGTCGGCGAGGAGCGCGAGGGACGAGGCCACCTCGAGGTGCTCTTCCCCGAGGATCTTGCGCTTGATTTCGAGGGCCTTCGTCGCGGCGCGGCGGGCCTTGTCGAGCTCGCCGGCATGGCTGAGCAGCCGGGCGAGGTCGGAGAGCGCCTGGAGGGGCTTTTCGAGCGCGGCAGGGTCTTCGGCGCTACGAAGCATGCGGGCGTCGAGGAGGCGCTCGAGCAGGCCCAGGGCGGGGGCCCATTGTGCGAGCTTGGAATAATGCGTGAGCGCCGTGGTGGCGGCGGCGAGGGTGTCGGGGTGAAACGCGCCGAGGTGCTGGTCGCGAATCTCGAAGAGCCGTTCCGCGAGCGGAGCGGCGAGCTCGGGCCGGTCTTCGGCAATGGCTGCGCGGAGCTGCACGTCGAGCTGCCAGGCTTCGAGCTCGGTCGCCTCGTCGCGGGGTGTGTCGCAGTCGGCCATGGCGAGGGAGGATACCGGTCGGGTCGGCCGGGGAAGAAGTGAAAAGTGTACCTGCCACGCGCCTGAGGGTGCGTGAGACAACCACCACCCCGCACCCCCAGCCTTGGCAAACCTCGCACCCCCAGCCTTGGCAAACCCCCACCCCCATCCCCCGTTTCACCCGCCCGACGCCTCCCCCGGGGAAACCTCTTGCCGCGCGATCCCCCCCCTGCCAAAAAGGCGCGCCTGTTTCTCGCGCCCACCGATCGCCACGTCGAGCTCGCTCTTGCTGCGCCGGGCCAAGCTGCTCGTGGCGCCAGGACCTTGCGCGCCTTCGTGCAGGGCGCCCTTGCCATGGTCGAGCCGGATTGTGGCCTCGCTTCGAGCGCCGTCACCCGCCTCGTCTCCCGCGTCGCCCTCGAAGCCGGCCCCGTTGCCGGCGTCGATCTCCCCGACGCACCCGCCGAGCGCGTCGCGTTTGCCGACGTCGTCGACCTTGCGCTGGGCCGCCTCCGGCGCGCGGGCGTTCGGCCGGACCACCTTTTCCAGGCCGAGGGCCCCCAGGCCGCGCTCCTCGCCGAGGTCATGCGCCGGGCCGACGAAATCCTCGCGAACAAAAGCCTCGTCGACCCGCGCAGCGCCGGGTTCGTCCTGTCCCGCGCCCTCCGACGGGGCCCTTGTGACGCCCTCCTCCAGGAAATGTCGGCCCACGACGTCACCGTCTCCGGCCTCGTCTCCTTCGAGGCCGACGACCTCTCCTGGCTGGAGGCCTTGCACGCCCGCGCACGCGAGGCCGGCGGCCGTGGCCTCGTCGTCGAGATGCCGCTTTTCTCGGGCGAATCCCTGTTCGAACCGACCGACCTCGACGAAGAGGCCGTCGGCTCTGTCGCCACCGTCCTCGAAAAACGCTGGTCCGAGCTCGCGTTTGGCCCCTCCCTCGATTGGAGCCCCCTCCGCGACGGCGCCGCCTCCCTCGTATTGCGCGCCGCGGGCCCCGAGGGCGAAGCGCGCGCCGTCGCGGCCGAGGTCCTCAGCGCGCTCGGCAGCGGCGTCCCGCCCGAATCCATTGCGATCGTCGTCCCCGCGCTCGACGACGGCACCCTCGATCCGCTCCGCGCCGCCCTCTCCGACGCGCGCATTCCTTTTCACGAGCCGCGGGGCCCCTCGGCCGACGCTTCGCCCGAGGGCCGCGCCGCGCTCGGCCTCTTTGCGCTCGCGTCCGGGCCCGTCACCCGGGAACGGGTCATCGATATCCTCCGCGCGCCCGGGCTTCATTCCGGTATCTGGGTCTCCGAGCGCGCCGAGCGCGACGCCGAGGCGAAGGCCGCATTGCTCGCGCACAGGTTGCGCGACGTTCCGGTCGAGGTCGATCGGACTGGCACGCTGCTCGTCGAGAATCTCCGCGCGGTCATCGAAGCCGCGGGCGATACGGACGAGGCCTGGATGCCGGATGCGCTCACGCGCATGCTGGAGAGCATCGTCCTTCTCGCGGGCGGAAAGACCCGGGCCGAGATTGCGGCGAGGTTTGGCGCGCTTTGCGACAAGCTCGATCTCGGCCGGCCCTCGATGGGCGAGCTCGGCGCGGCGCTCCGGGTCGAGGCGCTCCGCGGCCGATCCCTCGCGCTCCGGGCCATTGGCGAGGGCCAAGCCGCGGTGCGCGCCATTCGTGACGCGACACGCGCCGTCGTCGAAGCGGCGGCCATGCTCGGCCTCGAAGATACGCCGTCCCGCGTCGAAGAGCTTTATGCCGAGGTGCGTCGGGCGAGCGCGACGCAGGGTCGATCCGACGGCGGCGGCAGCCGGGCCAGCGCCGTTCGGATTGCGCGGCCTTCCGAGCTTTGTGGGATCCAGTACGACGTCCTCCTCGTGACCGGGCTCGGGCCGGGTGGCTATGGGCCGGAGTCGGACGGCGGGCTCATCGACGAGCGCCTCTGGTCCACGCTGCCGGCCTCGGCCCGGCCGCCGACGGCGCGCGAGCGGGATCGCATACGCCGCGCCGAACTCGCCTGGGCCATGGGCGGGGCGCGGCGTGTCGTGCTCTCGTACAGCACCACCGACGACGAGGCGGCCCCGCACCCGACCGTCACGCGCGCGCTTCGATCGAAGATCACCGAGCGCGTCGAGCCCTCGTCGCGTGTGTCGCGGGCGGCCTCGCGGATCGATCCACGCGGCGCCGAGCTCGTCGCGCTCTCGGCGGGCTCGCTCCCGGCGCCGCTCATCGCGGATCGTGTCTCCATCGAGCGGGCGCGTCTTGCGTACTTTCTGGATCCGCGTGCGGACGCGGGGCCCTTCACGGGCCGGATCGACACGGCCGATCCCGAGCTCGCCGCGCACCTCCGCGCGTGCGTGGGCGGGGACGCGCCTGGGCGGCCGATCGCGGTCACGCACATCGAGAAGGCCGCGGGCTGCGCGTTCGCAGGGTTTGCCCGGCGCGTGTGGCGCACGCGTCGCCAGGAGGACGCGCTCGAAGCGGCCGATCCACGCGAGCGCGGCACGCAGGTCCACGCGGCCACGGCGGCGGCGTTCGAGGCGGCGTGGGAGGCGGGTGGGCGGGCGAACCGCAGGAAGGCGCTCGAAGCGGCGCGCGACGCGGCGATGCGCGCGGTCGGCGCGGACAAGGAGGCGGCGCCGCTCCGGCGTGAGCTCTTGATCGCGGCCGTCGACGTCGCGCTTGGCTTCGTCGCGCATGGCCTCGACGAGCAAGGGTATTCCTTCGCGCTTGCTGAACAACCGTTCGGCCCCTCGGTCGCGGCGCCCTGGGACGCGCTCCCGATCGCGCCGATGCCGGGGGAAGGGGAGGGGGACCAGGCGCCGGGGGCGTCGGTCTTCGTCGAGGGCAAGATCGATCGCGTGGATCGGGGCGACGGCGGCAAGAGCGCGGCGCGCGTGGTCGACTACAAGACGGGGCAGATCCCGAGCAAGAGCGAACAGGGAACGCTGCACCTGCAACTACCGCTGTATGCCGCGGCCGTGGCGCGGGCGACGGGCGCCGACGAGGTGCAGGCGTTTTATCTCGGCGCAGACAAACGTGGCGAGATCAAGGCCTCACCGTCGAAGGAGCCGGACCGACGCGCCATCGCGGACAAGCGCATCGACGCCGAGCGTACGGCCCGCAAGGTGGTGCTTTCGCTCTGGGACGGACGGATCGAGCCGCGGCCCGTGAAGGGAGATCTCTGCGATCGGTGTGACGCGCGGGACGTCTGCCGCAGGCCGGCCGTGGTGCCGGGCGAGGCGGACGAGGAGGGCGGCGGATGAGCCTCACGCTTCCGTCCGAAGACGCGCTCCTCTACGCCTTCCGCCGCAACATCGTCGTCGCCGCGAGCGCGGGCACCGGCAAGACGTACCGGCTCACGGCGCTCTACGTGCTCCTCACGCTCGGGCTCACCTCGATGGGCCGGGCCGAAGGTGACAAGCCTGCCGAACCGATCCCGCCCGAGCGGATTGTTGCGACGACCTTTTCGCGCGCCGCAGCGCAGGAGATCGCGACCCGCGTGCAAGCGGCGCTCTCCGACATCGCGGCGTGGGACGAGCAAGGACCCGAGCCCAAGCTCGCCGGCCTCATCGCGGCGCGCCGATCGATCCTCGCCGACCCCCCTTCCATCGCCGAGATCAAGCGCCGCGCGGCGGACGCGCTCGGACGATCCGCGGGCGCGCGCATCGACACGTTGCATGGCCTCGCGCAGCAGATCGTCCGGACGCATGCGCTCGCGCTCGGCGTGGATCCGCAGGCGCGCGTGGTCGAGGAGGACGAGGCGCAGGCGCTCGCGGATCTCGCGGTGGACGAAGCGCTCTCGGCCGCGCTCTCGGCCGGCGGCGACCGAGCCGAAGCGGCGCGCGCGCTCGTCGCCGCCGCGAACGGCGTGTGGGGCGCGCGCAAGCAGGTCGCGAGCCTCTGCGACCGCCTCGACGAAGAAGGCCTCTTGCCCTCGGAGCTCCTGCTCGCCGAACACGAAGGCGGCGCGCGCTCCCTCCGCGCCTCGCTCGACTCCATCGTCGCCACGTGTGTCGCGGGCGGACAACGCACCAAGGACGCCGCGATGGTCCTCGCGCGCGTCCTCGCGCAGACGAGCCCCGGCGAGCTCTTCCCGGCCGTGGCCGAAGAGCCGCTCCGCGAGCTCTTCGCCGTCGCCATGCGCGGCAAGACGAGCGACGCCGACAAGGAGTTCGCCGCCTTCCGCGAGGAGCTGCCCGGCGACAGCAACGCCGACCGCGCCGCGGGCCTGCTCGCCCTCCTCCGCGAGGCCCCCGCGCTCTCCGTGCGCGAGCGCGGCATCGTCGCCCTGCTCGAAGACGCGCGCACCCGCCTCGGCGCGCTCCGCCGCAAGGAAGGCCTCCTGAGCTTCGGCGACATGCTCCGCATGGCCCGCGACGGCCTCCGTGATCGCCCCGAGATCGCCGCGCAGGTCCGCGCTTCCATCGACGCGCTCCTCGTCGACGAGTTCCAGGACACGAGCCGCGCGCAACGCGACATCGTCTACCTCCTCCGCGAGCGCGAGGACAGCGACCGCCCGCAGGGACGCGCGCCCATCGCGGAAAACCTCGTCGGACACGGCCTCTTCCTCGTCGGCGACCGCAAGCAATCCATCTACGGCTTCCGCGGCGCCGACGTCGCCGTCTTCTCGCGCATCACGGGCGAGCTCTGCGGCCCCTTCGCCCGCGAAGCCCTCGCCCTCGCGCCCGAGATCTGCGCCGCCGAGGACAGCGCCGACCTCGTCGCGCTCCGCGAGAGCCGACGCAGCGGCGGAAAAATCCTCGACTTCGTCAACGCGTTTTCCGCCCACGATTTCCACGCACCAGGCGACGCGCATCCGCGTGACTTCGAGGTCGTCTACGGCCCCGCCGATCGCCTCGTCCCCGTCGCGGAAGCCGCAGGCACGGGCGAGGTCGTGCTCGTCGACGACGACGGCGCCTCCCCGCCCGACGCCGAGCCCGTCGTCCGCGGCGCCACGCGCTCCATGCGCGAAGCGTTCGTCGCCGCGGCCTTCACCGCGCGGTACGTCCGCAGCGGCGAGGGCTCCTTCCGCGACATCGCAATCCTCGCGCGTCGTCGCAAGACACTCCCGCTCCTCGAGCTCGCGCTCGCCCGCATCGACATCCCGCACATCGTCGCGGGCCGCGCCCTCTTCGACACCGCCGAGGTCCGCGACGTCGCCGCGGTCCTTCGCCTCCTCGTCGATCGACGCGACCGCCTCGCGCTCGCCACGGTCCTGCGCGGCCCTGCGGTCGGTTTGTCCGACGCCGCGCTCGCGTGGCTGGGCACGCCGAAAACCGGTTTGTCGTTGCCCCTCGAACGATCGGACGCCATGCGCCTGCTCCCGAGCTTGCCCGCGTGGGAAAAGCTCGGGCCCGCAGATCGCACGCGCCTCGAAGACTTCGTCCGCCGCTTCGTCGAGCTGCGCCGCGCGGCCTTGCGCTTGCACCCGGGCGAGGCGATCCGCGCGTCCGTCGCGGCCTTCGACCTCGACCGTGTCTTCGCCTCCATGCCTCGCCCCGAGATGCGCATCGGCCACGTCGATCGCCTCCTCGGCGTGGCGCGGCGCCGCGGCGGCTCGCTCCCCGGCTTCGTCCGCTGGCTCGATCGCCGCATGCGGGACGACTCCGACGAGCGTGACGACACCACGTTCGCCGAGGAGGAAGACGCCGTCCGCCTCATGACGATCCACGCGAGCAAGGGCCTCGACTTCCCCGTCGTGATCGTCCTCGACCTCGACGCGGGCGTCGCGCCGCGGCCCTCGGGCATCCAGATCGCCTCCCTCGGCGGCCCCAAGCCCACGCTCATCCTGCGGCACCACGCCTCGCGTCCGGATCCGCTCTCCGACGTGATGCTCTCGCGGCTCGAACGAGGCGAGCGGCCCGTGCTCGACGCGCTCCGCACGGAGGCCCAAGCGAAAGCGGACGAGCTTGCACGCGCGCGTGAGCTCGCCGAGCGGCAGCGGCTCACCTACGTCGCGATGACGCGTCCGAAGCGCGCGCTCGTCCTCATCGGCGTGCCCGATCCGCCCGAAGGATCCCGCAAGCGCGCGAAGGGTGGCTCCGCGTTCGAGTCCCTGAAAGACGGCCTCACGAAGGCCACGATCAAGGACGCGATCACCCGCCGCGAGCAGGCCTCGGCCCTCCTCGCCGATCCGCATGCGCAGCCCCGCGAGGCGCGCCATGGAGCCGTCTCCCCGACGGGCCCTGCGCCGCCCTGGCCCGAGCGCCCGCCGACCCGCACGATCTCCATCGCCACGACCCCGCTCTCGCTCTTCCAGGGCTGCGCGCGCCGCTTCCGCCTGCGCCAGCTCATGGGCTTCGACGAGCCGATCAGCACCGGCTACGTCGACCTGCCCGGCGATCCCGCGGCCGAAGCTGTGGAGATCGACACCGAAGCCGACCTCGATCCGCGCACCCGCGGCCTCGCGGCCCACGGCGTCCTCGAACGCTGGCCGCGCGAAGCCTTTGGCCGCACCGTCGACGTCGCCGACGTCCGCCGTCGTCTCGCGCTCGCCGGCCTCCGCCCCGAGGTGCCCGAGGCCGCACGTATCGCCGAAGGCATCGCGGCGTTCCTCGATGGCCCCTACACCCGATCGATCCGTGATCAGGGCCTGCGCATGCTCCGCGAAGAACCGTTCGTCCTCACGATCGGCCTCTCCCCAGCGCCCGACGGCTCCCCACGCGCGCTCGGCCTTCGTGGCGCCGTCGACTTCGTCGTCTTCCGCCCCGACGGCACCGTCGACGTCATCGACTACAAGCTTTCACGTCCGCGCTCGGACCTCTCGGTCTACGCCTTCCAGCTCCACGCCTACGCGCTCAGCATGCACCGCCGCGAGCCCGAGCGACGCATCCGCGCAGGCGTCGTCTTCCTCGCAGGCTCCTCCCCCGAGCCCATCTTCCTCGCGTCGGACGGCGCGGACGGAACCATCACGAACGCAGAACACGACCGCTTCGCAAACGAGCTCAAGACCCTCGGCGAGCGCTTCGCCGAGGCACGCTGGGCCGACCGCTTCGACGCTGTCCCTCTCGATCGATGCCGCAAGCTCCACTGCGGCTTCGTCGGCGCCTGCTACGGACCCGAAAGCACGCTCTGACGGGGCGCGCTGCGCGCTCCGATCGGTGTCTGCAACGCGTGCAAACGGCAGAGCGCACGTTCGAGACCCGTGTGCAACGCGTGCAGACGGCAGAACGAACGTTCGTAGACCCGCGTGCAACGCGTGCAGACGGCACCACGTATGTTCGAAGACCCGTTTGCAACGCGTGCAGACGGCACCACGCATGTTCGAAGACCCGTTTGCAACGCGTGCAGACGGCACCACGCACGTTCGAAGACCCGTTTGCAACGCGTGTACGCGGGGTCGGGTACGCTGGGATCCGCGTTTGCAACGCGTGCACGCGGGATCGGGTGCGCTGCGATGCCCTCCGGCGAGGCGAGGCTAGAACTCCCCGTCCGCGACCGCCCGCATCAACACCTGCACCGTCACGATGCCCAGGTACCGCCCCTGGTGCTCGACGATCACCGGATCGTACACACGCGACTCGTCCCGCGACGTCGCAAGCCGCAGCGCGACCGGCAGCGCCGTCGCCTCGTCCACGCGCAAGGGATGCGGATCCATCAGCGCCACGATCGGGCTGCCACCACGACGTGTATGCGCGAGCTCGTCGAGCAGCCGCTCCCGCGTCGCCAGCCCGAGCACGTGCCCCTCACAGTCCACCACGGGCAGCGCGGTATACGCCGTCGATCGTCGGAGCAAGCCCGCGACCTCGCCCGCGGGTGTCCCCGGCAGCACCGACGCATGCGAGCCGCGGAGCGCGCTGATCGTGCGCGGCGGCGGGCTCGATTGGCCATCGCGCTCCGCCTGTTTTGCCGCGCGCCGCACGAGATCCTTCACGGGCGGCGGAAGCGGGCCGAGCTCCGGCGCGGGCCGCGCGAGCAGATACCCCTGACCAAGCTCCACGCCGCACGCGAGCAGCGCCTGCAGATCGTGTTCGTCCTCGATGCCCTCGGCGATCACCTGGATCCCCGCGCGTCGACCGAAGTCCGCGAGCGATCGCACGAGGTGCGCGCGCAGCGGATCCTCCGCGAGGTGCCGCACGATCGCCTTGTCGAGCTTCAAGAAATGCGGCCGCACGCGCACGAGCGCCGTGAGCGACGCGTACCCCGCGCCCACGTCGTCGAGCGCGATCCGAAACCCTTGGCTCGCGTAGTGCCGCACGATCCGCTCCAGCCGATCGCTGTCGAGCACCGCCCCCGACTCCGTCAGCTCCAGGACGATTCGTGTCGGCGCGACTCCATGCTCTTCCAGAAGGCGCCGCGTGAACCCCGCGCTGAACGCCGGATCGTCGATCACGCGCGGATCGACGTTCAGGAAAAACACGCCTTCGGATCCCACGCGCGCGAGCGTCTCGATCCCGATCTCGCGAAAGCGCCGATCGACGGCCACGAGCCTTCCGTGCGAGTGCGCCATCTCCAGGAGCGCCTGCGGCCCGGAAACACCACGCGCGTGTGCCTCCGACGCACCCGGGCCGAGGCGCCCGAGCACTTCGCGCCCCATCACCTCGCCCGTGCCGAGATCCACGATCGGCTGGAAAGCCACGTGCAGGTGTTCACTGACGAGCAGATCGTCGAGCCACGTGGGGGCCGTCGCCACCGCGCCCGACCCTGGGGGGATTGTCCCTGGGGGAATCGTCCCGAGGGCTTCGTCCCTCGTCGCCGACGGCGCTTCTGCGCGGTGCTCCCCTGCCTTCATCGGTAGGTCGATCCTCCGGTCTCCACATACTACCGGTTTTTTTCGGGACGGTAGCAATCCCGTTTCTTGCGAACGTACGTACGCAGTCATTCGTGGTTTCGCTCGCGTACGCACGCTTTCGAGTCTGCCCGCCTGGTACTAGGGCCTTCCTTAGGGGAGGGCGTATGCCGAGGGAACGGGCCGAGCTCGAAGTCCTGGTCACGACGCCTCACGGCGCGCCTGTCCAGGGGGCATCCGTGCGTCTCCTCGGGCCGGGCGGGGCCGTGGTGGGGCAGGAGATCACGCCGGGGCGGTTTCGCGTCCTCTTGCCGCGACGCGGCGATTACGAGCTCATCGTGGAGCCCGGGGCCTCGCCGTTCGATCTGCGCCCGCTCCGCACCACGCTTTTCCTGACACCCGGGAAATGCGGCAACGTCGTCGCCGCGATGAGCGGCCTCGAAGGCGTGCGCTCCCGCGTCGAGCGCGTCGATTGCGCGCCAGGTCGCAGCGTCGCCCACGTCGTCCTCGATTACGTCTGGTTTTCCCACCTCGGAACTCCCCCGACGCTCGGCAATCGCGTGGACGTGCTCGTCGACGGGGAAGACGGCTGGCGCGCGGTGGCCGAGGCGATGCTCGCGGCGCGCCGCTCGATTCGTGTCACCACGTGGGTCTACGAGCCCGAGCTCGAGCTCTTGCGCCCCGACCCGCTCGCGGAGCCGGCCGAGCGCGAGGCCTACACCATCCAGCGCATCCTCGAATCCCGGGCCCGCGCGTCCGTCCTCGTGCAGCTCCTCCTCTGGGACCCGCCCGTGTTACCCATTCCCGGCGAGGCGCGCCGCGTCGCGCTCACCGCCGGGGATGGATTCGAGGTCCTCACCGAGAAAAACCCCACGGAGCGCCCGATCTTCGGCGAGCGGTATCCGCTCGGCAACCGCCTCCTCGGCGAGGTGCAGATCGGCTCGTTTCACCAGAAGACCGTGGTCGTCGACGGCCGCATCGGGTTTTGCGGCGGCATGAACATGCGCCAGAACGACTGGGACACCCGCCACCACCGCCTCTTCGAGCCCGGCCGGTGCCGCTTCACGCGGCCGAGCGCCTACCGCGCCCGCGTAAAAGACGGGCTTTGCGCCGCCGACCATCCGCCGCGCCACGATTTCGTCGCGCGGATCGAGGGGCCGAGCGTCGCCCACCTCGAAGAGAACTTCCGGGAGCGGTGGAATCGCCTCCTCGAACGCGGCGCGCCGCACGCCGAGCGCTCCACGTTCGTCCCGCCGCCCGATCCCGCCGTGCTCCCCGAAGCGCCCGGACGCTCGGCCGTGCAGGTCGTCCGCACCATGCCCGCGCCACACGCCGAGCGCGGCATCCTCGACGCCTACCTGCGCGCCATCGCCGCCGCCCGCCGCCTCCTTTACATCGAGGATCAATACTTTCGATCCACCTACGTGAGCGAGGCGATCGTCGAAGCGGCTCGGAAAAACCCGCGCCTCTCGGTCCTCGTCCTCACGAGCGAGGCGCAGGCGAACCACCCGCTCACCGGCGCCTGGAGCCACACCTGCTTCGAGCGCATCCGCGAGGCGCTCCCCGATTTCGAGCTTTACGCGCTTCGCTGCGCGGGCCGCGACGGCCGTGGCAAACGCCGCGTCCAGGAGATCGACCATCACGGAAAACTGCTCCTCGTCGACGACGTCTTCGTCATGGTGGGGAGCTGCAACGTGAACGACCGCGGCTTCGAATACGAGGGCGAGTGCAACGTGGCCATCGTCGATCCGGCCTTCGCCGCGACGCTCCGCCTCGGCCTCTTCCGCGATTACCTCGGCGGCGATCCGCGCCTCGGAAAGGACCTCGAGCGCGACGTCGAGGTTTTCCGCGAGCACGCCGCGCGAAATGCCAAGGGCCCGCCCGACGGCGATCCACACCCGTACCTCGTCCCGTTCACCCCGCGGCCCCGTCGCTCGCAGATCTTCGACCGCAGCGTCTTCTGACCTCATCCCGCTTGACGGCTGCGCCCCGCTCCGATGTTCTCTTGCGGCCATGCAGATCGACCGCTCCCGGTTTCTCCTCCTCACCGCAACCATGGCCTCCGGCGCGTGCGGCGGCGCAGCGCAACCCGGGGCCGGTGGGGATCCCGTCGTCGCGGCGCCGGTCGTCACGTTGCCCGAGGAGGAGAAACCCGCCGGCGCGGCCGCACTCCCGCCGGGCCAGCCGGCCGTGGCCGAGCCGAGCGAGGGAATCCGCGCGACGCTCGAAGGGCCCGGGTCCGCGTCTGCGGAGGAGCCTTCCTTGTGCGACGACGGCGGCACGGCGCCGAAGGGATGCAACACCCTGCGCGCGCCGGGGCCTCAATGCGAGAGCTTCACGGACACCCGCGACATGTGCGGCAAGCTCGCGCATGGGCTCAAGCCGAGCGTGGCCGAGAAGGCGGTCGATTGTCTGCTCGCGAAGAGCGGCAAGCAATCGATCTGCAGCTTCGACGCCGCGAACCAGTGCGGGATGTCCGCCGTGCGCAAGGCGTCGTGCGTCGAGCCCTCCACGCAATCGGCGTGCGCGCCGGCCGTCAAGGCTTGCGGCGGGCGGCTCACGACGAAGGATTGCCAGGCGTTGCTCTCGGCCGTGACCAGCAAGAACCGCCAGAACATGATCGCCTGCGTCACCGAGGGCTGCTCGATCGATTATTGTATGTATTCGGTGGAGTAGCGCAACGTCAGGCGGGCAGGGGGGAACGAGCGCCGCGCAGGCGCCGCCGCGCGAGGGCGAGGACGCCCGCGCCGAGCGTCGAGAGGACCACGACGAACGTCCCGCGATCCTTGTTGGATCCAGAGCCGCTGCCCGGCAGCACGACCACGCCGGACGGGCAGATCGTGTCCACGTTCTTCGACGAACGCGCCCGGATCTCGTGCTCCACCTCGACCTGGAGCTCCGACGGCTCGAGCTCGAGGTCCTTCGCGAGCGCCGCGCGCGGCAGCTTCGCTTCGAGCCGCGTCAGCCAAACGTCCGCCGGGTGCAGGCCATT
Protein-coding sequences here:
- a CDS encoding UvrD-helicase domain-containing protein, whose amino-acid sequence is MSLTLPSEDALLYAFRRNIVVAASAGTGKTYRLTALYVLLTLGLTSMGRAEGDKPAEPIPPERIVATTFSRAAAQEIATRVQAALSDIAAWDEQGPEPKLAGLIAARRSILADPPSIAEIKRRAADALGRSAGARIDTLHGLAQQIVRTHALALGVDPQARVVEEDEAQALADLAVDEALSAALSAGGDRAEAARALVAAANGVWGARKQVASLCDRLDEEGLLPSELLLAEHEGGARSLRASLDSIVATCVAGGQRTKDAAMVLARVLAQTSPGELFPAVAEEPLRELFAVAMRGKTSDADKEFAAFREELPGDSNADRAAGLLALLREAPALSVRERGIVALLEDARTRLGALRRKEGLLSFGDMLRMARDGLRDRPEIAAQVRASIDALLVDEFQDTSRAQRDIVYLLREREDSDRPQGRAPIAENLVGHGLFLVGDRKQSIYGFRGADVAVFSRITGELCGPFAREALALAPEICAAEDSADLVALRESRRSGGKILDFVNAFSAHDFHAPGDAHPRDFEVVYGPADRLVPVAEAAGTGEVVLVDDDGASPPDAEPVVRGATRSMREAFVAAAFTARYVRSGEGSFRDIAILARRRKTLPLLELALARIDIPHIVAGRALFDTAEVRDVAAVLRLLVDRRDRLALATVLRGPAVGLSDAALAWLGTPKTGLSLPLERSDAMRLLPSLPAWEKLGPADRTRLEDFVRRFVELRRAALRLHPGEAIRASVAAFDLDRVFASMPRPEMRIGHVDRLLGVARRRGGSLPGFVRWLDRRMRDDSDERDDTTFAEEEDAVRLMTIHASKGLDFPVVIVLDLDAGVAPRPSGIQIASLGGPKPTLILRHHASRPDPLSDVMLSRLERGERPVLDALRTEAQAKADELARARELAERQRLTYVAMTRPKRALVLIGVPDPPEGSRKRAKGGSAFESLKDGLTKATIKDAITRREQASALLADPHAQPREARHGAVSPTGPAPPWPERPPTRTISIATTPLSLFQGCARRFRLRQLMGFDEPISTGYVDLPGDPAAEAVEIDTEADLDPRTRGLAAHGVLERWPREAFGRTVDVADVRRRLALAGLRPEVPEAARIAEGIAAFLDGPYTRSIRDQGLRMLREEPFVLTIGLSPAPDGSPRALGLRGAVDFVVFRPDGTVDVIDYKLSRPRSDLSVYAFQLHAYALSMHRREPERRIRAGVVFLAGSSPEPIFLASDGADGTITNAEHDRFANELKTLGERFAEARWADRFDAVPLDRCRKLHCGFVGACYGPESTL
- a CDS encoding EAL domain-containing protein, with protein sequence MATAPTWLDDLLVSEHLHVAFQPIVDLGTGEVMGREVLGRLGPGASEAHARGVSGPQALLEMAHSHGRLVAVDRRFREIGIETLARVGSEGVFFLNVDPRVIDDPAFSAGFTRRLLEEHGVAPTRIVLELTESGAVLDSDRLERIVRHYASQGFRIALDDVGAGYASLTALVRVRPHFLKLDKAIVRHLAEDPLRAHLVRSLADFGRRAGIQVIAEGIEDEHDLQALLACGVELGQGYLLARPAPELGPLPPPVKDLVRRAAKQAERDGQSSPPPRTISALRGSHASVLPGTPAGEVAGLLRRSTAYTALPVVDCEGHVLGLATRERLLDELAHTRRGGSPIVALMDPHPLRVDEATALPVALRLATSRDESRVYDPVIVEHQGRYLGIVTVQVLMRAVADGEF